CAATCCTGACCGCACCGAGTGGGCGTACGCTGGATACGGCCGGCCTGGCCCAGGAGCTTTCGGGCACGGTTTTGCCGCTTTTTTGCCGGCCTGGCCGGTAAAAAAGCGCCGCCGGCGCCCCGTTACGGCCTGCTTGGGGAGCCAAGGCGCGAGCGACAGGCTGCATGGCCCTGTCGCTTGTTCTCGCGCGGGTTTGTCCGGAACCCGAGGAACTGCATCCGGCATCCGCAACCGGGGCGTAACCGCCCCGTCCTGTCCGGCGACATAAAAAAAGGCCGGGACCCGAAGGTCCCGGCCTGCGCCTTTGATTTCCGGAGAACCGATTTAGAACTTGTAGGTCAGGCCGAAAGCGACCTTCCAGGAGTCGTCTTCACGGGACTTGGCGGCCAGGCGATGACCCCAGACGCTCGACTGGAATTCACCGTGAGCCCAGCCAGTCTCCATGACGGCGGCCAAGTTCTCATAGATCATGTACTTGTTGTCGAAGTTCACGCCCATGGCGTACTCGTTCATGGTCAGGTCGCGACCCATGACGAAGTAGGGGTTGCTGCCCATGAGCGCATTGAGGTTGCGGATGGCCTTGGCCGAGTTGTTGCCATGCAGGTAGGTGAAGGTCAGGCGATGGGTCAGCTTCTCGATGAAGGTGATGTTGTCAAGAGAAGCGCCCAGGCCGTAAGCACCAATCGGGTTCATGCCCATGTTGGAGTTCTTGGCCAGTTCCTGCGAATCGTCGAACAGGAAGCTGTTGCCCGGTCCCCAGTTGGGGCGGATCTGCGGCATACGCTCGGAACCATTGCGGGTGGAGCCGTCTTCGCCGGTGGACCACCAGCCGAAGACTTTCGGGGTCAGCACGTCCCAGCCGGTGTACTCGATGCCGGCATCGATGAACCAGCCCTGGCGCTTGCTCTTCTTGCGATCGGACATGGCGCCGGCGCCGTAGATCACGTCAGCGTAGAACTTGACGGGATCAAGAGCGGTCACCTCGAAGGAGGAACCAGCCCACCAGTAGACGTTCTGGTCGTTCTTCCACAGGGCCGGGCTGACCAGGGAACCAGCAGAGATCAGGTTCTCAGCAAAGGACTGCGAACCGAAGGTCGAACCGCTGGTGGTGAAGTAGCCGGCATTCTTGCCAGCCACAACAAGCGTGCCCCAGGGGGTGGCCTTGAAGCCGTCCAGGGTGATGGGCAGGGCCAGGAAGTAGGCGTCCAGCTCGTCAGCCACCTGGGTGGTGGTGGTGTCGTAGGTGCGGTTGGTGTCGATCAGACGACCAAAACCGGCGATGGCGCTCAGGGTCTTGTCGATCAGCGGGGCATTGACGGTCAGGGCCGCGATACGATCGCCGCCGAAGACCGGGTTGCCGTAGAACATCTTGCTGATGGGCAGATCGATGTCCTGCAGACCGGCGGTCACTTCGATGTCGTTACAGCCAGGAACCTTGAACTGCAGGTAGGCCTGGTAGACGGCAATGGCGACTTCCGGGTTGGCGGCGGTCAGGGTGCCGTGACCCCAGGTGTCTTCCACCTTGATGCCCAGACGGAACTTCACGGCCTCGTTGGCCACGAAGTCAGAGCGCAGACGGAAGCGTTCCCAGATCTCGAAACGATCTTCGGTCTTTTTGCCGGCGCCGGTGTACGTCGGGGTGTTGGACGACCAAGCGGCGTTGTTCCAGCCGGTGAAGTTGTGGTCGGCAAAGAAGACGCCGTAGATACGGGCGTCGCCGGTCATCTTCACTTCGGTGGCCGCCTGGGCGCTGGCGAAGGCGCCAAGGGCGAACACCGCGACGAGGGCGATGGTCAGAATACGTTTCATAATACCTTCCTCCAAAAGAGAGTGGTTCGAAGCCGGAAATCGCTGGCGCTTGGCCGGGGAGGGCGAGTCCCCTGCCACACGATTCGGTTGTAAAGCGGGACTTCCAAATTGGCAATACTCTGCCGGGTCTTTTTTATACAAAGGTAAAAAAATTTTTACCGGGCCGGCGCAGGCGGCAGGCCCAAAAAAAGCCGGACCCCCCAAGAGGGGTCCGGCCTGTGTCGGTTGCCTTACGTAGCGAGCGTTTGCGCTTTAGAACTTGTAGACCAGACCGGCAGCGATCTTCCAGGCGTCGCCTTCACGGGACTTCTCAGCCAGGCGATGACCCCAGACGCTGGTCTGGAACTGGCCATGGGCCCAACCGGTTTCCATGACGGCCGACAGGTTCTCGTAGATCTTGTAGGTGCTGTCGATGTTGGCGCCCATGACGTACTCATTGGTGGTCAGGTCGCGACCCATGGTGAAGTAGGGGTTGCTGCCCATGAGCGCGTTGAGGCCGCGAATGGCGTTGGGCGAGTTGTTGCCGCGCAGGTACACGAAGGTCACGCGCTGGCTCAGCTTCTCGATGAAGCTGATGTTGTTGAGCGAAGCGCCGATGCCGTAGGAGCCGATGGGGTTGACGCCCATGTTGCCCTGCTTGAGCAGTTCCTGCGAATCGTCGAACAGGAAGCTGTTGCCCGGGCCCCAGTTGGACAGGATCGAAGGCATACGCTCGGAACCATTGCGGTTGGAGCTGTCTTCACCGGTCGACCACCAGCCGAAGACCTGCGGGGTCAGCACGTCCCAGCCGGTGTACTCGACGCCGGCGTCGATGAACCAGCCAGAGCGCTGGTCCTTCTTGCGATCACCCTGGTTGCCGGCGCCGTAAATGACATCAGCATACAGCTTGATGGGGTCAAGAGCGGTCACTTCGAAGGTGCCGCCGGCCCACCAGTAGGCGTTCTGGGCGTTGCGCATGCCGGTCGGGGTCAGGAAGGTGCCGGCAGACAGCAGGCTGTCAGCAAAGGTCGAGTTGGGGCCGTAGGAACCGGCGGTGAAGTAGTTGGCGTCACGTCCGGCAACACCAAGGGCGCCCCAGGGGGTGACCTTGAAGCCTTCCAGGGTGATGGGCAGCGTCAGGAAATAGACGTCGAACTCATCAGCAACCTGGGTGGTGGTGGTGTCGTAGGTGCGGTTCTTGTCGAGCATGCGAGCAAAACCGGCGGTCACGGACAGGGTGTCCGGGATCAGCGGGGAGCTCACGACCAGGGCGGCAGCGCGGTCGCCGCCAAAGACGACGGAGTCGGTGAAGAACGCGGTCTGGGGCAGGGAAAGATCCTGCAGACCGGCGGTCACCTCAATGTCACAGCCCGGCAGCTTGAACTGCAGGAAGGCCTGGTAGACTTCGATGGACACGGCCGGGTTGGCGGCAGTCAGGGTGCCATGGCCCCAGGTGTCCTGGACCTTGATGCCCAGACGGAACTTCACGGCCTCGTTGGCCACGAAGTCCGAGCGCAGGCGGAAGCGTTCCCAGATCTGGAAGCGTTCTTCGGTCTGCTTGCCAGCGCCGGTGTAGGCGCCGCTGTTGTTGTCCCAGCTGCCGGTGCTCCAGCCAGTGAAGTTCTGGTTGGCATTGAAGGTGCCGTAGACGAAGGCGTCGCCGGTCATCTTCACCTCGGTGGCCGCCTGGGCGCTGGCGAAGGCGCCAAGGGCGAACACCGCGACGAGAGCGATGGTCAAAATACGTTTCATGATTCCTTCCTCCAAAAATGGTTCGTAGCCGGAAAACGCTCGACCTTGGGCAGGGAGGGCGAATCCCCCGACACACAGTTCGCTTGTAAAGCGGGACCTCAAATTTGGCAATAAGGTGACGGGTCCTTTTTATACAAAAGTAAAAAATTTTTTACCGTGAATTCGCCCCTGGGCCGCATCCGACAAATCCGTACTGCCGGAAAGCTTGGCACGCCTCAGGCCGGGGCAGCGTGAACGCAGCGTGAAGCGGCCGAGGTGCGAAGAGCAGGCCGGCGAGGCCTCAGGCGTCCTGGCCGCCCAGGTCGCGCAGGCGAAGTTCAATCTCCGGAACACCGGAAAAATAGGTGATTTTGGGCGAGTAGGCCACCCGCACGGTGGTCCCGGCCGTTTCCTGCCCAATCTCCCGGGCCATGCGCCAGGCCTTGCCCTTGAGCGTCACCCCGGCCGCCACGTCGCGCAGGGCCAGGGCCACATGGTTTTCCCCGAAGACCCGGCGGGATTGCACCTGGACCGGCGGCGAGGCGAAGACCGGCTCGGGATTGCCGCAGCCGAAAGGTTCGAGCAGCCCCAGCTCCCGGATCAGCGTGGCGGTGACTTCGCCAAAGGACAGTTCCCCGTCCAGGCGCAGCGACGGCTGGGGCGCGGCATGGCCCAGGGCGCAGGCTGCGGCCGCGTCGAAGCGTTCGGTCACCAGCGGCAGGTTGTCCGGAACCAGGGACAGGCCGGCAGCCTGCTTGTGTCCGCCGAAGGCGTGCAGGCTGTCGGCAATTTCCTCCAGCAGACCGTGCAGATCACATTCGGGAATGGAACGGCCGGACCCTTTGAGCAGGCCCTTGACCGGATCGGCCGTGAGAATCAATGTCGGCCGATAGCGCCGCTCGGCCACCCGCGAGGCCACGATGCCGATGACGCCCTGGTGCCAGTGAGGGGCAAACAGGGTGAGGCCAAACCGGCCCGGCGCAGCTTCGGCCTGGGCCATGGCCTCGGCCAGGATGGCGTCCTCCTCGGCCCGGCGGCGGGTATTCTCGGCGTCGAGATCAGCGGCCAGGGGCCGGGCGGCGTCCAGGTCCGGGGCCAGCAGCAGGTCCAGGGCGGCGTCGGGCCGGCCCATGCGGCCGGCGGCGTTGATGCGCGGGGCCAACCCGAAGGTCACCTGGGACGCGCCCAGGCTGGCTTTGGGATTGTGCCCGCTGACTTCCTTTAAGGCATGGATGCCCGGACGACGGGCTTCGCCCAGAAGGAGCAGGCCGTTTTTGGCCAGAATGCGATTGGGGCCGCGAAGCGGCACGACATCGGCCAGGGTGCCCATGGCCACCAGATCGAGCAGGCGGCGCACGTCGCTCGGTTCGCCCGGGAGCAGGCGATTGAGCGCCGCCGCCAGGAAGAAAGCCACGCCCACCCCGGCCAGATCGGTCCCCGGCCCGTCGGCCAGTTTGGGATCAACCACGGCGTCGGCCGGCGGCAGTTCGGGGCCGGGCAGGTGATGGTCGGTGACGATGACGCAAAGGCCCAGTTCCTTGGCCCGGGCCACCTCGGCCACCGAGGTGATGCCGCAGTCCACGGTGACGAGCACCTCGGCCCCGGCCGCAGCCAGTTCCTCGATGCCGGCAATGTTGAGCCCATAGCCTTCCTCGGCCCGCACCGGCAGCCGCCACAACGGGGTGAAGCCGTGTTCGCGCAGAAAATCCAGCAGCAAGGCCGTGCCGGTGATGCCGTCCACGTCGTAATCGCCCCAGATGGCCACGGTCCGGCCCTGGGTGAGCTTTTGGGCCAACAGGGCCGCCGCCGCATCCAGGCCGGGGATCTCGCCCGGATGCATGAGGTGGCGGAGTCCCGGCGAGAGGTAGCGGTCCATGGTTTCGGCGGTGGTCAGTCCCCGGTTGGCGAGCAGGGCCGCGATGGCCGGGGAGATGCCCAGGGTATCGGCCAGGGCGGCGGCTTGGGCCAGCGGCGGCCCGTCTTGGGGGAAAATCCATTTTTTGCGCACAAAGGCCTCCAGGGAGAACCGGGCAGGCCCGGCGACGGGGCAGGATGCCCCGGGGGGGGCGGCAAAGCAAGCCCTGCCCCGCACGTCCGGCCGGACAATTCCTCGCCCGGCTTAGGCCGGGCGGCACAAGGCATCAGACGTGTTTGCAGCGGGCGTCGGCAGATGGCTTGAATCGCAAGGCGTGGTCATAATCCTCAAGGCCTCAGAGGCGGTTGCAGCGGGCGTCGGCAGAGCGGGGGCGGCTGGCGGCAGTGTCGCGTTCACAGAAAACACAGCTGTTTTTTGTGAACAAGCATCAGACGCCAAACGTGTTGCGGCTTGGTCGGCCAGAAGGGAAACGACCGAACGCAGTCCTAGAGGGTGTCGTCGCGGGCGACCAGATCTGGCGTCTCGGCGGCGGCGGCGGCCGCAGCGTCCTCGGTCGGAGAGGCATCCGGGGACTGGGAGGCGGCTGGCAGGTCGGCCTTGGCCAGCCCCTTGGACGTGAGAAATTCGGCAAATTTCCTGGCCTCAGGCTGATCGGGATTGAGCTCCAGGGCTTTTTGCAGATAGTCCATGGCCTGGGCATACTCTTTCTTGTCGAAATGGGCCCGGGCGATGTTGAACATGAGGTTGTCGTCGCGAATCGCCAGGGCCTCGGCCCGGGTGTAGTATTCCAGGGCCTGATCAGTCATCTTGTTCTTGCGCAGATTGATGCCGAATTCATTAAACAGGTGCTTGTGGTCCTTTTCAAAGGCGGCATCAAGACGCACCAGCCGCTGGAAGATGTCGTCGGCCTTATTGGCTTCGCCCCGTTCCAGGTAGGTCAGTCCCAGACCGAAATTGGCCCGGATGTTGTCTTCGTCCACCGCCAGGGCCTGGCCGAATTCCAACTCGGCGCTGAAGGATTCGCCCTTTTCCCGGTGGCGCTCGCCCTTTTGGATGACCATGTTGAGTTCACGCAGTCGCGGATAGACCGTGGAGACGTAGAATTCCGGCTCCGGGGAAAACTTTTCCAGCAACTCGTCCAAGGTGATCTTGCGCTTCGGCCCGGAGGGGACGTAATTTTTGTTGAGTGGCTGGATTTCCAGAACGTGCGCGTCGTCTTCCTCCACAAACCAGTACATTTTTTGGATGGTGCGGCGGGTGGTGGTGCCGGTGCCGACCTTTTGGATGGCCTGGGTGGAGAAGATGCCCTTGATGCGCTCCCGGGGCTTGCCTGCTTGGGCAGGATTGCCAGGGGAACTGGTCGGGGCGTCGTGATTGTTTTGGCTCATGGCTTCCGGGCGGTTTTATAACCTGTTTCGGCCGAATTACCAGGGAAAGGGGAATGCGGTCAACGGCCCGTGCCAGCACCGATCATCGCAGCAGTACACGCCTTGGGGCTAGATTGCGGCCTCCCACTGGGACAGCAGGTCGCGCAGAAAGTCGGGATGGCAGCGCGGCCGACGCCGTTGGGCGATGTAGATGGCCCGCAGGTCGTCATAGGCGACGTCGAGTGCGGCATTTTCCACCCAGTAATCGAAAAGGGGCGCGTCGGCCAGTTCGGCCTGGGCCGCGGCCAGCCGTCGGGCCACCACCTCCGGGGAATCCGTGCCCCGTCCCGACAGGCGACGGAGGAGTTCGGCCCGCGAAGGCGGCAAAATGAAGATATAGGCCCCGTCCCGGCCAAGGCTCTGGCGCAGTTGGGCCGCGCCCTGGACATCCACGTCAAAAAGCACGTCGCGTCCCTCGGCCAGGGCGCTGTGCACCGGCTCAAGCGGCGTGCCGTAAAAATTGCCGTGGACCTCGGCCCATTCGGCCAGTTTGCCGGCCTCACGCCAGGCGAGAAAGTCC
This DNA window, taken from Desulfovibrio sp. TomC, encodes the following:
- the gmk gene encoding guanylate kinase; translation: MPARRLGMFLVICAPSGAGKSTLIKKLCAEFPAISFSVSATTRAPRPGERPGIDYHFLSREDFLAWREAGKLAEWAEVHGNFYGTPLEPVHSALAEGRDVLFDVDVQGAAQLRQSLGRDGAYIFILPPSRAELLRRLSGRGTDSPEVVARRLAAAQAELADAPLFDYWVENAALDVAYDDLRAIYIAQRRRPRCHPDFLRDLLSQWEAAI
- a CDS encoding tetratricopeptide repeat protein, whose translation is MSQNNHDAPTSSPGNPAQAGKPRERIKGIFSTQAIQKVGTGTTTRRTIQKMYWFVEEDDAHVLEIQPLNKNYVPSGPKRKITLDELLEKFSPEPEFYVSTVYPRLRELNMVIQKGERHREKGESFSAELEFGQALAVDEDNIRANFGLGLTYLERGEANKADDIFQRLVRLDAAFEKDHKHLFNEFGINLRKNKMTDQALEYYTRAEALAIRDDNLMFNIARAHFDKKEYAQAMDYLQKALELNPDQPEARKFAEFLTSKGLAKADLPAASQSPDASPTEDAAAAAAAETPDLVARDDTL
- a CDS encoding outer membrane homotrimeric porin, with the protein product MKRILTIALVAVFALGAFASAQAATEVKMTGDARIYGVFFADHNFTGWNNAAWSSNTPTYTGAGKKTEDRFEIWERFRLRSDFVANEAVKFRLGIKVEDTWGHGTLTAANPEVAIAVYQAYLQFKVPGCNDIEVTAGLQDIDLPISKMFYGNPVFGGDRIAALTVNAPLIDKTLSAIAGFGRLIDTNRTYDTTTTQVADELDAYFLALPITLDGFKATPWGTLVVAGKNAGYFTTSGSTFGSQSFAENLISAGSLVSPALWKNDQNVYWWAGSSFEVTALDPVKFYADVIYGAGAMSDRKKSKRQGWFIDAGIEYTGWDVLTPKVFGWWSTGEDGSTRNGSERMPQIRPNWGPGNSFLFDDSQELAKNSNMGMNPIGAYGLGASLDNITFIEKLTHRLTFTYLHGNNSAKAIRNLNALMGSNPYFVMGRDLTMNEYAMGVNFDNKYMIYENLAAVMETGWAHGEFQSSVWGHRLAAKSREDDSWKVAFGLTYKF
- the recJ gene encoding single-stranded-DNA-specific exonuclease RecJ is translated as MRKKWIFPQDGPPLAQAAALADTLGISPAIAALLANRGLTTAETMDRYLSPGLRHLMHPGEIPGLDAAAALLAQKLTQGRTVAIWGDYDVDGITGTALLLDFLREHGFTPLWRLPVRAEEGYGLNIAGIEELAAAGAEVLVTVDCGITSVAEVARAKELGLCVIVTDHHLPGPELPPADAVVDPKLADGPGTDLAGVGVAFFLAAALNRLLPGEPSDVRRLLDLVAMGTLADVVPLRGPNRILAKNGLLLLGEARRPGIHALKEVSGHNPKASLGASQVTFGLAPRINAAGRMGRPDAALDLLLAPDLDAARPLAADLDAENTRRRAEEDAILAEAMAQAEAAPGRFGLTLFAPHWHQGVIGIVASRVAERRYRPTLILTADPVKGLLKGSGRSIPECDLHGLLEEIADSLHAFGGHKQAAGLSLVPDNLPLVTERFDAAAACALGHAAPQPSLRLDGELSFGEVTATLIRELGLLEPFGCGNPEPVFASPPVQVQSRRVFGENHVALALRDVAAGVTLKGKAWRMAREIGQETAGTTVRVAYSPKITYFSGVPEIELRLRDLGGQDA
- a CDS encoding outer membrane homotrimeric porin — protein: MKRILTIALVAVFALGAFASAQAATEVKMTGDAFVYGTFNANQNFTGWSTGSWDNNSGAYTGAGKQTEERFQIWERFRLRSDFVANEAVKFRLGIKVQDTWGHGTLTAANPAVSIEVYQAFLQFKLPGCDIEVTAGLQDLSLPQTAFFTDSVVFGGDRAAALVVSSPLIPDTLSVTAGFARMLDKNRTYDTTTTQVADEFDVYFLTLPITLEGFKVTPWGALGVAGRDANYFTAGSYGPNSTFADSLLSAGTFLTPTGMRNAQNAYWWAGGTFEVTALDPIKLYADVIYGAGNQGDRKKDQRSGWFIDAGVEYTGWDVLTPQVFGWWSTGEDSSNRNGSERMPSILSNWGPGNSFLFDDSQELLKQGNMGVNPIGSYGIGASLNNISFIEKLSQRVTFVYLRGNNSPNAIRGLNALMGSNPYFTMGRDLTTNEYVMGANIDSTYKIYENLSAVMETGWAHGQFQTSVWGHRLAEKSREGDAWKIAAGLVYKF